The following proteins are encoded in a genomic region of Amycolatopsis sulphurea:
- a CDS encoding FAD-binding oxidoreductase: MSQAPETTRRTLTGWARTAGTVADVLATRDVEKIARAVTSAGPRGVIARGLGRSYGDPAQNAGGLVVDLTVLDEIHSIDPDSGLVELDAGVSLDKLMREALPYGLWVPVLPGTRQVTVGGAIANDIHGKNHHSAGSFGNHVVSLDLLTADGSIRTLTPEGPESELFWATVAGIGLTGIILRATIRMTKTESAYFIVDNDRTDDLDGTLALISDGSDENYTYSSVWFDTINKGRKLGRGAFARGSLARLDDLTPKQRAEPLKFSAPQLLTVPDVFPNGLMNKLSLSAIGEFYYRSTPKHGRGAIQNITAFYHMLDLVGEWNRGYGSKGFLQYQFSTPIGANEDLRRIVEKVAHSGHYSALNVFKQMGKGNRAPLSFPDTGWMVCLDFPIKPGLSALCRELDELVLAAGGRLYTAKDSRTSPETFARMYPRLEEWRKVRAAVDPEGVFASDMSRRLAL; the protein is encoded by the coding sequence GTGAGCCAAGCACCCGAGACCACGCGCCGCACGCTGACCGGCTGGGCCCGCACCGCCGGGACCGTCGCCGACGTGCTGGCCACGCGCGACGTGGAGAAGATCGCCCGCGCGGTCACCTCCGCCGGCCCTCGCGGGGTCATCGCCCGCGGCCTCGGCCGGTCCTACGGCGACCCGGCACAGAACGCCGGCGGCCTGGTGGTCGACCTGACCGTGCTCGACGAGATCCATTCGATCGACCCGGACAGCGGGCTGGTCGAGCTGGACGCCGGGGTGAGCCTCGACAAGCTGATGCGCGAGGCGCTGCCGTACGGCCTGTGGGTCCCGGTGCTGCCGGGCACCCGCCAGGTGACCGTCGGCGGCGCGATCGCCAACGACATCCACGGCAAGAACCACCACTCCGCGGGCAGTTTCGGCAACCACGTGGTTTCGCTGGACCTGCTCACCGCCGACGGCTCGATCCGCACGCTCACCCCGGAAGGCCCGGAATCCGAGCTGTTCTGGGCGACGGTCGCGGGGATCGGGCTGACCGGGATCATCCTGCGCGCCACGATCCGGATGACCAAGACCGAGAGCGCGTACTTCATCGTCGACAACGACCGTACCGACGACCTGGACGGCACACTCGCGCTGATCAGCGACGGTTCGGACGAGAACTACACGTATTCGTCGGTCTGGTTCGACACCATCAACAAGGGCCGCAAGCTCGGCCGGGGGGCGTTCGCCCGCGGTTCGCTGGCCAGGCTCGACGACCTCACGCCCAAGCAGCGCGCCGAGCCGCTGAAGTTCTCCGCGCCGCAGCTGCTCACCGTGCCGGACGTGTTCCCGAACGGGCTGATGAACAAGCTCTCGCTCAGCGCGATCGGCGAGTTCTACTACCGGTCCACCCCGAAGCACGGCCGGGGCGCGATCCAGAACATCACGGCCTTCTATCACATGCTCGACCTGGTCGGAGAGTGGAACCGCGGCTACGGCAGCAAGGGTTTCCTGCAGTACCAGTTCAGCACCCCGATCGGCGCGAACGAGGATCTCCGCCGGATCGTGGAAAAGGTCGCGCACTCCGGGCACTACTCGGCGCTGAACGTCTTCAAGCAGATGGGCAAGGGCAACCGCGCGCCGCTGTCGTTCCCCGACACCGGCTGGATGGTCTGTCTCGACTTCCCGATCAAACCGGGGCTCAGCGCACTCTGCCGGGAGCTGGACGAGCTGGTCCTCGCCGCGGGCGGGCGGCTCTACACCGCGAAGGACTCGCGCACCTCGCCGGAGACCTTCGCCCGGATGTACCCGCGGCTGGAGGAATGGCGGAAGGTCCGCGCAGCCGTTGACCCCGAAGGCGTTTTCGCCTCTGACATGAGCCGGAGGCTCGCACTGTGA
- a CDS encoding decaprenylphospho-beta-D-erythro-pentofuranosid-2-ulose 2-reductase has translation MIDAVGNPQSLLLLGGTSDIALAIAEKYLAEKPLRVVLAARQSPRLEAAAQRLKDRGAEVSTVVFDAKDTASHPKVLDEAFADGDIDVTVVAFGLLGDPEEVWQDHAKAVELATVNYASAVSVGVVLAEKLKTQGHGRIIALSSVAGERVRRSNFLYGSTKAGFDGFYLGLGEALAPHGVKATVVRPGHVKTKMTEGLKPAPLSVTAQQVADIAVDASRRGKELVWAPAPMRLMMSVLRHVPRPIFRKLPI, from the coding sequence GTGATCGACGCGGTCGGAAATCCCCAGTCCCTGCTGCTGCTCGGCGGCACGTCCGATATCGCGTTGGCGATCGCGGAGAAGTACCTCGCCGAGAAGCCACTGCGCGTGGTGCTCGCCGCGCGGCAGTCGCCCCGGCTGGAGGCCGCGGCGCAGCGGCTGAAGGACCGTGGCGCGGAGGTGTCCACAGTGGTCTTCGACGCGAAGGACACCGCTTCGCACCCGAAGGTGCTTGACGAGGCCTTCGCCGACGGGGACATCGACGTGACGGTGGTCGCCTTCGGCCTGCTCGGCGATCCCGAAGAGGTCTGGCAGGACCACGCGAAGGCAGTCGAGCTGGCCACGGTGAACTACGCGTCCGCGGTGTCGGTGGGCGTGGTGCTGGCGGAGAAGCTCAAGACGCAGGGCCACGGCCGGATCATCGCGCTGTCCTCGGTGGCCGGCGAGCGCGTACGCCGGTCGAACTTCCTGTACGGCTCCACGAAGGCCGGCTTCGACGGCTTCTACCTCGGCCTCGGCGAAGCGCTCGCGCCGCACGGCGTGAAGGCCACCGTGGTCCGTCCCGGGCACGTGAAGACCAAGATGACCGAGGGGCTCAAGCCCGCCCCGCTGTCGGTGACCGCGCAACAGGTCGCCGACATCGCCGTGGACGCTTCCCGCCGCGGCAAGGAGCTGGTCTGGGCGCCCGCCCCGATGCGCCTGATGATGTCCGTCCTGCGGCACGTGCCCCGGCCGATCTTCCGGAAGCTGCCCATCTGA
- a CDS encoding DUF3558 domain-containing protein: MNRRAPFIVLISATMLTACASVTPGIPSPASNPMLLKEIPPYGGAPKVPHPLPDSVLSGSPCEALSPKQIHDDVGPGIPGKVEDGALGPVCSWDDSGGGSLLMIYFTTTQHEGLSIIYKQVKSQMKRFDVLPPIQGFPAVAYDTQPGPKTRDCHLTVGLSDTLDFQIGLSLGDYNGGKVDACGIAAIIADHVVTTLKAKAGR, from the coding sequence ATGAACCGCCGCGCTCCCTTTATCGTGCTGATCTCGGCGACGATGCTCACTGCCTGCGCCAGCGTCACTCCCGGCATTCCGAGCCCCGCGAGCAATCCCATGCTGCTCAAGGAAATACCGCCCTATGGCGGCGCACCCAAAGTCCCGCACCCACTACCGGACTCCGTACTGTCAGGCAGTCCCTGTGAAGCACTCAGCCCGAAACAGATTCACGACGACGTCGGGCCCGGGATCCCCGGAAAAGTCGAGGACGGTGCCCTCGGCCCGGTATGCAGCTGGGACGACAGCGGTGGCGGATCACTGCTGATGATCTATTTCACGACTACGCAACACGAAGGCCTGAGCATCATCTACAAGCAGGTCAAGTCCCAGATGAAACGATTCGACGTACTCCCACCCATCCAGGGCTTCCCCGCCGTGGCCTACGACACCCAGCCAGGACCGAAAACCCGGGACTGCCATCTCACGGTCGGGCTGTCCGACACCCTCGACTTCCAAATCGGGCTCAGCCTCGGCGATTACAACGGTGGCAAAGTCGACGCCTGCGGCATCGCAGCCATCATCGCCGACCACGTCGTCACCACACTCAAAGCGAAAGCGGGGCGCTGA
- a CDS encoding DUF3558 domain-containing protein, translating to MNRRAPFIVLISATMLTACTSITPGIPSPASNPMLLKEIPPYGGAPKVPHPLPDSVLSGSPCEALSPKQIHDDIGPGIPGKVEDGALGPVCSWDGNGGSVLLIYFTTTQHEGLSIIYKQVKSQMKRFDVLPPIQGFPAVAYDTQPGPKTRSCHLTVGLADTLDFQIGLGLGSYNVGKVDSCDIAAIIADHVVTTLKAKVGR from the coding sequence ATGAACCGCCGCGCTCCCTTTATCGTGCTGATCTCGGCGACGATGCTCACTGCCTGCACCAGCATCACTCCCGGCATTCCGAGCCCCGCGAGCAATCCCATGCTGCTCAAGGAAATACCGCCCTATGGCGGCGCACCCAAAGTCCCGCACCCACTACCGGACTCCGTACTGTCAGGCAGCCCCTGCGAAGCACTCAGCCCGAAACAGATCCACGACGACATCGGGCCCGGGATCCCCGGAAAAGTCGAGGACGGCGCCCTCGGACCGGTATGCAGCTGGGACGGCAACGGCGGGTCCGTGTTGTTGATCTATTTCACGACTACGCAACACGAAGGCCTGAGCATCATCTACAAGCAGGTCAAGTCCCAGATGAAACGATTCGACGTACTCCCACCCATCCAGGGCTTCCCCGCCGTGGCCTACGACACCCAGCCAGGACCGAAAACCCGGAGCTGCCATCTCACGGTCGGGCTCGCCGACACCCTCGACTTCCAAATCGGGCTCGGCCTCGGCAGCTACAACGTCGGCAAAGTCGACTCCTGCGACATCGCAGCCATCATCGCCGACCACGTGGTCACCACACTCAAAGCGAAAGTGGGGCGCTGA
- a CDS encoding ESX secretion-associated protein EspG: protein MITPERAVMLPAPALGIAWDMLDLGPPHRIFGSARFWADAGARRELHAATIDLLTEFGLADRGTPTPGWRATLQLIAYAEAEYYAWSGWADGTRQAALVAQRAQNAVLVLVREEDGGTVEIRPIPPHRLAIALLDTLPPLPGATVRRVSVTSPSETAPDLFDERDSHEYLTAVLNLPQEAVHQLYVARRAHGRRLSGGPITALDLETGRALTYPTADGRVELIPGDPRAIVKILNDAIEAL from the coding sequence ATGATCACACCGGAGCGAGCGGTCATGCTGCCCGCGCCCGCGCTCGGCATCGCCTGGGACATGCTCGACCTCGGCCCACCGCACCGGATCTTCGGTTCGGCAAGGTTCTGGGCCGACGCCGGCGCACGGCGGGAACTGCACGCCGCGACCATCGATCTGCTCACCGAGTTCGGCCTCGCCGACCGGGGCACGCCGACCCCGGGATGGCGGGCAACGCTCCAGCTGATCGCGTACGCCGAGGCCGAGTACTACGCGTGGTCAGGCTGGGCGGACGGAACCCGCCAGGCGGCGCTGGTCGCGCAGCGGGCGCAGAACGCGGTGCTGGTACTGGTGCGGGAGGAGGACGGCGGCACCGTCGAGATCCGCCCGATCCCGCCGCACCGGCTGGCGATCGCACTGCTGGACACGCTGCCCCCGCTGCCGGGCGCGACCGTGCGCCGGGTGTCGGTGACCTCGCCGTCCGAAACGGCGCCGGACCTGTTCGACGAGCGTGACAGCCACGAGTACCTCACCGCGGTGCTGAACCTCCCGCAGGAAGCCGTGCACCAACTGTACGTGGCACGTCGTGCCCACGGCCGCCGTCTCAGCGGTGGCCCGATCACCGCGCTCGACCTCGAAACCGGCCGGGCGCTGACCTACCCGACCGCCGACGGCCGGGTCGAGCTGATCCCGGGCGATCCGCGGGCGATCGTGAAGATCCTCAACGACGCGATCGAAGCGCTGTGA
- a CDS encoding decaprenyl-phosphate phosphoribosyltransferase, producing MSETTDERAENAAAAEGAEATPAEHAESVDAPILPTAPVSADPSPLGLVLGVVKTARPKQWVKNVLVFAAPFFAFSKATNRTELAIDALIAFVAFSLTASSVYLINDAVDVEADRAHPTKRNRPIAAGIVPVGVAYGAAAGFLAAGLAVSFAASWQLAVVLAVYEAVQLAYCFGLKHQPVVDLAIVGSGFLMRSIAGGVAGGIAMSQWFLLVTAFGSLFMVAGKRYAEIMLFERTGAKIRSSLKKYSASYLRFVWATSAAILIMSYCLWAFEIRQTEHNSVWAVVSMVPFVIAVLRYAVDVDGGNAGAPDEIALKDRVLQVLGASWVLTLFLSFYL from the coding sequence ATGAGCGAAACGACCGACGAGCGAGCCGAGAACGCAGCGGCCGCCGAAGGCGCCGAGGCGACTCCGGCGGAGCACGCGGAGTCGGTCGACGCCCCCATCCTGCCCACAGCGCCCGTCTCGGCCGATCCGAGCCCACTTGGCCTGGTGCTCGGCGTGGTCAAGACGGCCCGGCCGAAGCAGTGGGTGAAGAACGTACTGGTCTTCGCTGCGCCGTTCTTCGCCTTTTCGAAGGCGACGAACCGCACCGAACTGGCCATCGACGCGTTGATCGCGTTCGTGGCGTTCTCGCTCACTGCCTCGTCGGTCTACCTCATCAACGACGCGGTCGACGTCGAAGCCGACCGCGCGCACCCGACCAAGCGGAACCGGCCGATCGCGGCCGGGATCGTGCCGGTCGGCGTGGCCTACGGCGCTGCGGCAGGCTTCCTGGCCGCCGGGCTCGCGGTGTCCTTCGCCGCGAGCTGGCAGCTGGCCGTCGTGCTCGCGGTGTACGAGGCGGTGCAGCTGGCCTACTGCTTCGGGCTCAAGCACCAGCCGGTGGTCGACCTGGCCATCGTCGGGTCCGGCTTCCTGATGCGCTCGATCGCCGGCGGCGTGGCCGGCGGGATCGCGATGTCACAGTGGTTCCTGCTGGTCACCGCGTTCGGCTCGCTGTTCATGGTGGCGGGCAAGCGCTACGCGGAGATCATGCTCTTCGAGCGCACCGGGGCGAAGATCCGCTCCTCGCTGAAGAAATACTCGGCGAGCTATCTGCGGTTCGTCTGGGCCACCTCGGCGGCCATCCTGATCATGTCCTACTGCCTGTGGGCGTTCGAGATCCGCCAGACCGAGCACAACTCGGTGTGGGCCGTGGTGTCCATGGTCCCGTTCGTGATCGCGGTACTGCGCTACGCGGTCGACGTGGACGGCGGCAACGCCGGCGCGCCCGACGAGATCGCCCTCAAGGACCGGGTGCTGCAGGTCCTCGGAGCCAGCTGGGTCCTGACCCTGTTCCTCTCGTTCTACCTCTGA
- a CDS encoding phosphatase PAP2 family protein has protein sequence MLEKDTPRGEVAVLAKAQGVLKKPGTVQVARGMSLFGEHSAGWFALGLVGAAVDRERRKDWLVASAGVVGAHAASIAVKRVVRRRRPDHESVEVLVGTPSKLSFPSSHATSTTAAAVLYSGLTGRNLVPALVPPMLASRLLLGVHYPTDVLAGAALGGVLGGLLRRRLTKAGPRRTSRKKCGRR, from the coding sequence ATGCTTGAGAAGGACACCCCGCGCGGTGAAGTCGCGGTCCTCGCCAAGGCACAGGGCGTTCTGAAGAAGCCCGGCACCGTGCAGGTCGCGCGGGGCATGTCGCTGTTCGGCGAGCACAGTGCGGGCTGGTTCGCGCTCGGGCTCGTCGGCGCGGCGGTGGACCGCGAGCGGCGCAAGGACTGGCTGGTCGCCTCGGCCGGGGTGGTCGGCGCGCACGCCGCCTCGATCGCGGTCAAGCGGGTGGTCCGGCGGCGCCGTCCGGACCACGAAAGCGTCGAGGTGCTGGTCGGGACGCCGAGCAAGCTGAGCTTCCCGTCCTCGCACGCGACCTCGACCACGGCTGCGGCGGTGCTTTACTCCGGGTTGACCGGTCGTAACCTGGTGCCCGCCCTCGTACCACCGATGCTGGCCTCGCGACTGCTGCTCGGCGTCCACTACCCGACCGACGTCCTGGCCGGAGCCGCGCTCGGGGGCGTCCTCGGCGGTCTGCTTCGCAGGCGGCTGACCAAGGCCGGGCCCCGCAGAACCTCCCGAAAGAAGTGTGGAAGGCGATGA